In the Bordetella genomosp. 10 genome, one interval contains:
- a CDS encoding M3 family metallopeptidase, with amino-acid sequence MSSNPLLAPVQDLVDYAAIQPAHVVPAVDELLTVARAAVEKAADPALPATWEAVVEPLDSASERLWRAWSVAGHLNAVVNTPALREAYNAALPKVTEFSTWVGLHEGLYKQYQRLRAAPDFDGWSPVRRRIVDLALRDFRLGGVELQGEARERYAEISDREAQVSQKFSENVLDAIDAWSLLIEDESRLAGIPADVLDAAREAAQADGQAGWKLTLKMPCYLPVMQYARDRALRETLYRAYGTVASEQGDARYDNSPLIEELLNLRAEEARLLGYGNFAELRLQTRMARSAAQVAEFLRDLAGRARPYAQRDLAQVREFAARELGLTDLQPWDLPYASERLRETRYAYSEDEIKQYFTEPRVLAGLFDVIQTLFNVRLRETPVSAWHADARGVRVERPDGALVGYLYLDLYARAGKQGGAWVDSERSRRVAAGSLQTPVVYLTCNFSRPAGAKDGKGGKAALLTHDDVITLFHETGHALHALLSEVDEPGAAAFASVEWDAIELPSQFMENFCWEWPVVQQLSAHVETGEPLPRALFDKLLAARNYQSGMQTVRQIEFALFDMLLHDKAQGAPIADVLALLQTVRDEVAVFSPPSWHRMPHSFSHLFAGGYGAGYYSYKWAEVLSADAYEAFEEAARATGQGTLDAATGDRFRREILAVGGGRPAAESFKAFRGREPRIDALLRHSGMATAQAA; translated from the coding sequence ATGAGCAGCAATCCCCTCCTCGCCCCCGTGCAAGACCTGGTCGACTACGCGGCCATCCAACCGGCGCACGTGGTGCCGGCGGTGGACGAACTGCTGACGGTGGCGCGCGCCGCCGTCGAAAAGGCCGCCGATCCCGCGCTGCCGGCGACCTGGGAAGCGGTGGTCGAGCCGCTGGATTCCGCCTCCGAGCGCCTGTGGCGCGCCTGGTCGGTGGCGGGACACCTGAACGCCGTGGTCAACACGCCCGCGCTGCGCGAGGCCTATAACGCCGCCCTGCCCAAGGTCACCGAGTTCTCGACCTGGGTCGGCCTGCACGAGGGCTTGTACAAGCAATACCAGCGCCTGCGCGCCGCGCCGGATTTCGACGGCTGGAGCCCCGTGCGGCGCCGCATCGTCGACCTGGCCCTGCGCGACTTCCGCCTGGGCGGCGTCGAGCTGCAAGGCGAGGCGCGCGAACGCTATGCCGAAATTTCCGACCGCGAGGCCCAGGTCTCGCAGAAATTCTCCGAGAACGTCCTCGACGCCATCGACGCCTGGTCGCTGCTGATCGAGGACGAAAGCCGTCTGGCGGGCATCCCCGCCGACGTCCTGGACGCCGCGCGCGAAGCGGCCCAGGCCGACGGCCAGGCCGGCTGGAAGCTGACGCTGAAAATGCCCTGCTACCTGCCCGTCATGCAGTACGCGCGCGACCGCGCGCTGCGCGAGACGCTGTACCGCGCCTACGGCACGGTCGCGTCCGAACAGGGCGACGCCCGCTACGACAACTCGCCGCTGATCGAGGAGCTGCTGAACCTGCGCGCCGAGGAAGCCCGCCTGCTCGGGTACGGCAATTTCGCCGAACTGCGCCTGCAGACCCGCATGGCGCGCAGCGCGGCCCAGGTGGCGGAATTCCTGCGCGACCTCGCCGGCCGCGCCCGTCCCTACGCGCAGCGTGACTTGGCCCAGGTGCGCGAATTCGCCGCCCGCGAACTGGGCCTGACGGACCTGCAGCCCTGGGACCTGCCCTATGCCTCCGAACGCCTGCGCGAGACGCGCTACGCCTATTCGGAAGACGAGATCAAGCAGTACTTCACCGAACCGCGCGTGCTGGCCGGCCTGTTCGACGTCATCCAGACCCTGTTCAACGTGCGCCTGCGCGAAACGCCGGTGTCGGCCTGGCATGCGGACGCGCGCGGCGTGCGCGTGGAACGGCCCGACGGCGCGCTGGTCGGCTATCTGTATCTGGACCTCTATGCCCGCGCCGGCAAGCAAGGCGGCGCCTGGGTCGACAGCGAGCGCAGCCGCCGCGTGGCCGCGGGCAGCCTGCAGACGCCGGTCGTCTACCTAACCTGCAATTTCTCGCGCCCGGCCGGCGCCAAGGACGGCAAGGGCGGCAAGGCCGCGCTGCTGACGCACGACGACGTCATCACCCTCTTCCACGAAACCGGCCACGCCCTGCACGCGCTGCTGTCGGAAGTGGACGAGCCCGGCGCCGCCGCGTTCGCCAGCGTGGAATGGGACGCCATCGAGCTGCCGTCGCAGTTCATGGAGAACTTCTGCTGGGAATGGCCGGTGGTGCAGCAACTGTCCGCGCACGTCGAGACCGGCGAACCGCTGCCGCGCGCGCTGTTCGACAAGCTGCTGGCGGCGCGCAATTACCAGAGCGGCATGCAGACGGTGCGCCAGATCGAATTCGCGCTGTTCGACATGCTGCTGCACGACAAGGCGCAGGGCGCGCCCATCGCCGACGTGCTGGCGCTGCTGCAAACGGTGCGCGACGAGGTCGCGGTGTTCTCGCCGCCCTCCTGGCACCGCATGCCGCACAGCTTCTCGCACCTGTTCGCGGGCGGCTACGGCGCCGGCTACTACAGCTACAAGTGGGCGGAAGTGCTGTCGGCCGATGCCTACGAGGCCTTCGAGGAGGCGGCGCGCGCGACCGGCCAGGGCACGCTGGACGCCGCCACGGGCGACCGCTTCCGCCGCGAGATCCTCGCGGTCGGCGGCGGGCGGCCCGCGGCCGAGTCCTTCAAGGCTTTCCGCGGCCGCGAGCCGCGCATCGATGCCCTGCTGCGCCACAGCGGCATGGCGACGGCGCAGGCGGCCTGA
- a CDS encoding SCO family protein, with the protein MQAQAQPARVVYDIAGHLPDLRFSLSGAQGKTVTDADVRGRTVLLFFGYANCPDVCPTTMAQLTDVLGQLGEDAAKVEILFVSVDPHRDTPDRLQAYVNAFNHSTIGLTGTDSQIADLARRYRVSYQIEKPRPGADPTVYNVAHSRGVFVFDAQGRARLLLADSADTAQIVQGLKPLLK; encoded by the coding sequence ATGCAGGCGCAGGCGCAGCCCGCGCGGGTCGTCTACGACATCGCCGGCCACCTGCCCGACCTGCGTTTTTCGCTGTCGGGCGCGCAAGGCAAGACCGTCACCGACGCCGACGTGCGGGGGCGCACGGTGCTGCTGTTCTTCGGCTACGCCAACTGCCCCGACGTCTGCCCCACCACCATGGCCCAGTTGACCGACGTGCTGGGCCAGTTGGGCGAGGACGCGGCCAAGGTGGAGATCCTGTTCGTCAGCGTCGACCCGCATCGCGATACCCCCGATCGTTTGCAAGCGTATGTGAACGCCTTCAATCATTCGACCATCGGCCTGACCGGCACCGACAGCCAGATCGCCGACCTCGCGCGCCGCTACCGCGTCTCCTACCAGATCGAGAAGCCGCGTCCCGGCGCCGACCCCACGGTCTACAACGTCGCCCACAGCCGCGGCGTGTTCGTCTTCGACGCCCAGGGCCGCGCGCGCCTGCTGCTCGCCGACAGCGCCGACACCGCGCAGATCGTGCAGGGCCTGAAGCCGCTGCTCAAATAG
- a CDS encoding GlsB/YeaQ/YmgE family stress response membrane protein: protein MDIIIMIIVGFIVGLIARAIMPGDQPMGIILTTILGIVGSIVAGFLGRTLGWYAPGQPVGWIASVVGAIIVLFIVGLVRRRA from the coding sequence ATGGACATCATCATCATGATCATTGTGGGTTTCATCGTCGGCTTGATCGCCCGCGCGATCATGCCCGGAGACCAGCCCATGGGCATCATCCTGACCACCATACTCGGCATCGTCGGCTCCATCGTGGCCGGCTTCCTCGGCCGCACCCTGGGCTGGTACGCCCCGGGCCAGCCCGTCGGCTGGATCGCCTCGGTGGTCGGCGCCATCATCGTGCTTTTCATCGTCGGCCTGGTCCGGCGCCGCGCCTGA
- a CDS encoding LysR family transcriptional regulator codes for MDNLRRIDLNLLVTLDALLAELNVTRAAQRLFLAQPTVSVQLAKLREIFDDPLLLPGPRGMRPTARALALREPLREALRVLAGTIAPPEAFDPAQAAASWRIAATDYSETTVLLPLLADLYAAAPRCRLAVLELAPPRLAAQMEKGDIDLGFHIWDEAETPAHLHRRFLFRERYVLAGRAGHPGLRRRLGLKQFCALEHVVVSPDGGGFHGVTDRVLAEMGLQRRVALSVPHFLFVTAVLARTDLVAMLPERLLRAAAGLRVVAPPVAVQGYEMAMFWHERSHRDPGHAWLRALIAGRAGEAS; via the coding sequence ATGGACAATCTCAGGCGCATCGACCTGAACCTGCTGGTCACGCTGGACGCCTTGCTGGCGGAGTTGAACGTCACGCGGGCGGCGCAGCGCCTGTTCCTGGCGCAGCCCACCGTCAGCGTGCAACTGGCCAAGCTGCGGGAAATCTTCGACGATCCCTTGCTGCTGCCCGGGCCGCGCGGCATGCGGCCGACGGCGCGGGCCCTGGCGCTGCGCGAACCCTTGCGCGAAGCCCTGCGGGTGCTGGCGGGCACCATCGCGCCGCCCGAAGCCTTCGATCCCGCCCAGGCCGCGGCGAGCTGGCGCATCGCCGCCACGGACTACAGCGAGACCACGGTCCTGCTGCCGCTCCTGGCGGACCTGTATGCGGCGGCGCCGCGTTGCCGCCTGGCCGTGCTGGAGCTCGCGCCGCCGCGGCTGGCGGCCCAGATGGAGAAGGGGGACATCGATCTCGGATTCCACATTTGGGATGAGGCGGAGACCCCGGCGCATCTGCACCGGCGGTTCCTGTTTCGCGAACGCTACGTCCTGGCCGGGCGGGCGGGGCATCCCGGCTTGCGGCGGCGGCTGGGCCTCAAGCAGTTCTGCGCCCTGGAGCACGTGGTCGTCTCGCCCGACGGCGGCGGTTTCCACGGCGTCACGGATCGCGTGCTGGCGGAGATGGGCTTGCAGCGCCGCGTCGCCTTGTCGGTGCCGCATTTCCTTTTCGTGACGGCGGTGCTGGCGCGCACGGACCTGGTGGCGATGCTGCCGGAGCGCCTGCTGCGGGCGGCGGCCGGGCTACGGGTGGTGGCGCCGCCGGTGGCGGTGCAAGGCTATGAAATGGCCATGTTCTGGCACGAGCGCAGCCATCGGGACCCGGGGCATGCGTGGCTGCGGGCGCTCATCGCCGGCCGCGCCGGCGAGGCTAGCTGA
- a CDS encoding NAD(P)H-dependent oxidoreductase: MNILLVYAHPEPRSLTGALKDFAVQHLRGREHAVQVSDLYAMGWKAALDGADRLDRDPAARFDASLDSQYAYAHGTQSADIAAEQDKLRWADAVLFHFPLWWFSMPAIMKGWFERVYAYGFGYGVGEHSDKRWGDRYGEGMLAGKRAMLVVTTGGWTPHYGPRGINGPLGDLLFPIHHGMLFYPGFDVLPPFAVHRTGRMDDARYAETTAALAQRLDTLWTQAPIPFRRQNAGDYLIPELTLRPELAPGVVGYAAHLADDPA, from the coding sequence ATGAACATCCTGCTTGTCTACGCCCACCCCGAACCCCGCTCCCTCACGGGCGCCCTGAAGGACTTCGCCGTCCAACACCTGCGGGGACGCGAACATGCCGTCCAGGTGTCGGACCTGTATGCGATGGGATGGAAGGCGGCGCTGGACGGCGCCGACCGCCTGGACCGCGACCCGGCCGCGCGCTTCGACGCCTCGCTCGATTCCCAATATGCCTATGCGCACGGCACGCAAAGCGCCGACATCGCCGCCGAGCAGGACAAGCTGCGCTGGGCCGACGCCGTGCTCTTTCATTTCCCGCTCTGGTGGTTTTCCATGCCGGCCATCATGAAGGGCTGGTTCGAACGGGTCTATGCCTACGGGTTCGGCTACGGGGTCGGCGAGCATTCCGACAAGCGCTGGGGGGACCGCTACGGCGAAGGCATGCTGGCCGGCAAGCGCGCCATGCTGGTGGTGACGACGGGCGGCTGGACGCCGCACTACGGGCCGCGCGGCATCAACGGCCCGCTGGGCGATCTGCTCTTTCCCATCCACCACGGCATGCTGTTCTATCCGGGTTTCGACGTGCTGCCGCCCTTCGCCGTCCATCGGACGGGCCGCATGGACGATGCGCGCTACGCGGAAACGACGGCCGCGCTCGCGCAGCGCCTGGACACGCTGTGGACGCAGGCGCCCATTCCCTTCCGCCGCCAGAATGCCGGCGATTACCTGATCCCGGAACTGACGCTGCGGCCGGAGCTGGCGCCGGGGGTGGTCGGGTATGCCGCCCACCTCGCCGACGACCCCGCCTAG
- a CDS encoding dihydrolipoyl dehydrogenase encodes MKTLHTDVAVIGAGTAGLAAYRAAVAAGKRALLIEGGQYGTTCARVGCMPSKLLIAAAEAAHAAAHGAPFGVHVDGKVRVDGREVMARVRRERDRFVGFVVEGVESIPAQDKLLGYARFVSDTVLRVDDHTEVQAASVVIATGSAPAVPPPFKALGDRVVVNDDVFHWDDLPRSVAVFGPGVIGLELGQALARLGVRVRVFGVSGSLGGLSDPAVRDSARKAFQEEFYLDPDARVLDMARDGDAVKIRYVALDNSERTETFDYALVATGRRPNLGGLDLKNTSLKLNAAGVPAFDRHTMQAGASSIFIAGDANGDVPLLHEAADEGRIAGENAAGYPRVAPGQRRAPMAVVFSDPQIGVVGTPYGRLQEGCFVSGEVDFGNQGRSRVMLKNKGRLHVYADRASGRFLGAEMAGPGVEHMAHLLAWALQQQLTVDAMLEMPFYHPVVEEGLRTALRDASAKLREARAPLAAAA; translated from the coding sequence ATGAAGACCTTGCACACCGATGTCGCCGTGATCGGCGCCGGCACCGCCGGATTGGCCGCCTACCGCGCGGCCGTCGCCGCCGGCAAGCGCGCGCTGCTTATCGAAGGCGGCCAATACGGCACCACCTGCGCCCGCGTGGGCTGCATGCCGTCCAAGTTGCTGATCGCCGCCGCCGAGGCCGCCCACGCCGCCGCCCATGGCGCGCCGTTCGGCGTGCATGTCGACGGCAAGGTGCGCGTCGACGGCCGCGAGGTCATGGCCCGCGTGCGCCGCGAACGCGACCGCTTCGTCGGTTTCGTCGTGGAAGGCGTGGAAAGCATCCCGGCGCAGGACAAGCTGCTCGGCTATGCGCGCTTCGTCTCCGACACCGTGCTGCGCGTGGACGACCATACGGAGGTCCAAGCGGCCAGCGTGGTGATCGCCACCGGCTCGGCGCCCGCCGTGCCGCCGCCGTTCAAGGCCCTGGGCGACCGCGTGGTCGTCAACGACGACGTCTTCCACTGGGACGACCTGCCGCGCAGCGTGGCCGTGTTCGGCCCCGGCGTCATCGGCCTGGAGCTGGGCCAGGCCCTGGCCCGCCTGGGCGTGCGGGTGCGTGTGTTCGGCGTCAGCGGCAGCCTCGGCGGCCTGTCGGATCCGGCGGTGCGCGACAGCGCCCGCAAGGCCTTCCAGGAGGAGTTCTACCTGGATCCCGATGCGCGCGTGCTGGACATGGCGCGCGACGGCGATGCGGTGAAGATCCGCTACGTGGCGCTGGACAACAGCGAGCGCACCGAGACCTTCGACTATGCGCTGGTGGCGACCGGCCGCCGTCCCAACCTGGGCGGCCTGGACCTGAAGAACACCTCGCTCAAGCTGAACGCGGCCGGCGTGCCGGCGTTCGACCGCCACACGATGCAGGCCGGCGCCTCGTCCATCTTCATCGCGGGCGATGCGAACGGCGACGTGCCCTTGCTGCACGAAGCCGCCGACGAAGGCCGCATCGCCGGCGAGAACGCGGCCGGCTACCCGCGGGTCGCGCCCGGGCAGCGCCGCGCGCCGATGGCGGTGGTGTTCTCGGACCCGCAGATCGGCGTGGTCGGCACGCCCTACGGCCGCCTGCAGGAAGGCTGCTTCGTCAGCGGCGAGGTGGACTTCGGCAACCAGGGGCGTTCGCGCGTCATGCTGAAGAACAAGGGCCGGCTGCACGTCTACGCCGACCGCGCCAGCGGCCGCTTCCTGGGCGCCGAAATGGCCGGCCCCGGCGTCGAGCACATGGCCCACCTGCTGGCCTGGGCCTTGCAGCAGCAACTGACCGTGGACGCCATGCTGGAAATGCCCTTCTACCATCCGGTGGTGGAAGAGGGCCTGCGCACCGCCCTGCGCGACGCCTCGGCCAAGCTGCGCGAGGCGCGGGCCCCGCTGGCGGCCGCGGCCTGA
- a CDS encoding glutathione peroxidase, which produces MLQAREGQRVPNATFPIREGNEWKQVSTDDVFKNKTVVVFSLPGAFTPTCSSTHLPRYNELAPAFFANGVDSIVCLSVNDTFVMNEWAKDQEASNISLLPDGNGDFTEGMGMLVDKRNLGFGKRSWRYSMLVRDGVIEKMFIEPEKDGDPFEVSDADTMLNYLAPTAAKPDQVVVFSKVGCPFCVEAKTILKDKGYNFVDIPLDNKVRGRVIGAVSGAGTAPQVFINGALIGGLDKLKTHFAIAA; this is translated from the coding sequence ATGCTGCAAGCTCGTGAAGGCCAACGCGTTCCCAACGCCACTTTCCCCATCCGGGAAGGCAACGAATGGAAGCAGGTAAGCACCGACGACGTGTTCAAGAACAAGACGGTGGTGGTGTTCTCCCTGCCCGGCGCGTTCACCCCCACCTGCTCGTCCACCCACCTGCCGCGCTACAACGAACTGGCGCCGGCCTTCTTCGCCAACGGCGTCGATAGCATCGTCTGCCTGTCGGTCAACGACACCTTCGTGATGAACGAATGGGCCAAGGACCAGGAAGCGTCGAACATCAGCCTGCTGCCCGACGGCAACGGCGATTTCACCGAAGGCATGGGCATGCTGGTCGACAAGCGCAACCTCGGCTTCGGCAAGCGTAGCTGGCGCTATTCCATGCTGGTGCGCGACGGCGTGATCGAGAAGATGTTCATCGAACCCGAAAAGGACGGCGACCCCTTCGAGGTCTCGGACGCCGACACGATGCTGAACTACCTGGCGCCCACGGCCGCCAAGCCGGACCAGGTCGTGGTGTTCTCCAAGGTGGGCTGCCCCTTCTGCGTCGAAGCCAAGACCATCCTGAAGGACAAGGGCTACAACTTCGTCGACATCCCGCTGGACAACAAGGTGCGCGGTCGCGTGATCGGCGCCGTGTCGGGCGCGGGCACCGCCCCGCAGGTGTTCATCAACGGCGCCCTGATCGGCGGCCTGGACAAGCTGAAGACGCACTTCGCCATCGCCGCCTGA
- a CDS encoding heavy-metal-associated domain-containing protein, with amino-acid sequence MVLQYQVPDMTCGHCVKTITGAVTTAVPGTAVQADVATHRVTVTGTDDKTIVENAIREAGYSPTPA; translated from the coding sequence ATGGTCCTGCAGTACCAGGTTCCCGATATGACGTGCGGCCATTGCGTCAAGACCATCACCGGCGCGGTCACCACGGCGGTTCCCGGCACCGCCGTGCAGGCCGACGTGGCGACTCACCGCGTCACCGTCACCGGCACGGACGACAAGACCATCGTCGAAAACGCTATCCGCGAGGCCGGCTACAGTCCCACGCCTGCTTGA
- a CDS encoding heavy metal translocating P-type ATPase: protein MNTPALPATELDLAIEGMSCASCVRRVEKALASVPGVSEASVNLATERARVAWQGGLADPLLAAVAKAGYAAHVIEDPGRQAEQLNAQREAEALRLQRRFWLALALALPVFLLEMGGHVFPPLHDWIHVHIGMQRSWLLQALLTTVLLAGPGRDFFLLGLPALWRRAPDMNSLVALGAGSAWGYSMVATLLPGALPAGTGAVYFEAAAVIVTLILLGRMLEARAKGRTGAAIARLAALQPRTARVLRGDAATDLPIAEVRAGDRVLVRPGEKIPVDGEVVDGGSYVDESMITGEPVPVEKARGAAVTGGTLNTTGALTVRVTHTGADTALARIAQLVEQAQGARLPIQALVDRVTYYFVPAILLAALLAFAAWLAWGPAPSLPLALVHAVAVLIVACPCAMGLATPMSIMVGTGRAAELGVLFRQGTALQTLRDVDVVAFDKTGTLTVGKPALTDMQLAEGLARDDVLAWTAAVQSASEHPIAVAVLAAAREAGIAPPPVQDFEALTGAGVRGTVQGRRLVLGSAALMRQEGVDIAAFGATAETWANAGKTPIHVAIDGHAAALMAVSDPVKPGAAAAVAALHAAGVRTAMITGDDRRTAQAVARELGIDEVHAETLPADKQRVIARLQGLAGAGPDGTTAMTATPATIPGAAAATTSAAATTTATAATATPAATSQASPETHGKRPVVAFVGDGINDAPALAAADVGIAIGTGTDVALDAADVVLMSGDPQGVPRAIGVSHATLVNIRQNLFWAFAYNVALIPLAAGVLQPLGGPTLSPIFAAAAMALSSVFVVGNALRLKRYGAGGTHA from the coding sequence ATGAATACCCCCGCCCTCCCCGCCACCGAACTGGATCTCGCCATCGAAGGCATGAGCTGCGCGTCCTGCGTGCGGCGCGTGGAAAAGGCCCTGGCCTCCGTGCCCGGCGTCAGCGAGGCCAGCGTCAACCTGGCCACCGAGCGCGCGCGGGTCGCCTGGCAAGGCGGTCTCGCGGATCCGCTGCTGGCGGCCGTCGCCAAGGCCGGCTACGCCGCGCACGTCATCGAGGACCCCGGCCGCCAGGCCGAGCAGTTGAACGCGCAACGCGAGGCCGAGGCGCTGCGCCTGCAGCGGCGCTTCTGGCTGGCGCTGGCGCTCGCCCTGCCCGTCTTCCTGCTGGAAATGGGCGGCCACGTCTTTCCGCCCCTGCATGACTGGATCCACGTCCACATCGGCATGCAGCGCAGTTGGCTGCTACAGGCGCTGCTGACGACGGTATTGCTGGCCGGTCCGGGCCGCGACTTCTTCCTGCTGGGCCTGCCGGCATTGTGGCGGCGCGCGCCCGACATGAACTCCCTGGTCGCCCTCGGCGCGGGCAGCGCCTGGGGCTATTCCATGGTGGCGACCCTGCTGCCCGGCGCGCTGCCCGCCGGCACCGGCGCCGTCTACTTCGAGGCCGCCGCCGTCATCGTCACCCTCATCCTGCTGGGCCGCATGCTGGAGGCGCGCGCCAAGGGACGCACCGGCGCGGCCATCGCCCGCCTGGCCGCCTTGCAGCCCCGCACCGCGCGCGTGCTGCGGGGCGACGCCGCGACGGACCTGCCCATCGCCGAGGTGCGCGCCGGCGACCGGGTGCTGGTGCGCCCCGGCGAAAAAATCCCGGTGGACGGCGAAGTGGTCGACGGCGGCTCCTACGTCGACGAATCGATGATCACCGGCGAGCCGGTGCCGGTGGAAAAGGCGCGCGGCGCCGCCGTCACCGGCGGCACGCTCAACACGACCGGCGCGCTGACGGTGCGCGTCACCCATACCGGCGCCGACACCGCGCTCGCGCGCATCGCGCAACTGGTCGAACAGGCCCAGGGCGCGCGCCTGCCCATCCAGGCGCTGGTGGACCGCGTGACGTATTACTTCGTGCCCGCCATCCTGCTCGCCGCCCTGCTCGCCTTCGCGGCCTGGCTGGCCTGGGGCCCCGCGCCCTCGCTGCCCCTGGCCCTGGTGCACGCGGTGGCCGTGCTGATCGTGGCCTGCCCCTGCGCCATGGGCCTGGCCACGCCCATGTCCATCATGGTCGGCACGGGGCGCGCGGCCGAACTGGGCGTGCTGTTCCGTCAGGGCACGGCGCTGCAAACCCTGCGCGACGTGGACGTGGTGGCCTTCGACAAGACCGGCACCCTGACGGTCGGCAAGCCCGCGCTGACGGATATGCAGCTTGCCGAAGGGCTTGCGCGCGACGACGTGCTGGCGTGGACGGCCGCGGTGCAGTCCGCGTCCGAGCATCCCATCGCCGTGGCCGTCCTGGCGGCGGCGCGCGAAGCCGGCATCGCGCCGCCCCCCGTGCAGGACTTCGAGGCGCTGACCGGCGCCGGCGTGCGCGGCACGGTGCAGGGACGCAGGCTGGTGCTGGGATCCGCCGCGCTGATGCGCCAGGAAGGCGTGGACATCGCCGCCTTCGGCGCCACCGCCGAGACCTGGGCCAATGCCGGCAAGACCCCCATCCACGTGGCCATCGACGGCCACGCGGCGGCGCTGATGGCGGTCTCCGATCCGGTCAAGCCCGGCGCGGCCGCGGCCGTCGCGGCCCTGCACGCGGCGGGCGTGCGCACCGCGATGATCACCGGCGACGACCGCCGCACCGCGCAGGCGGTGGCGCGGGAGCTGGGCATCGACGAAGTCCATGCGGAGACCTTGCCGGCCGACAAGCAGCGAGTGATCGCGCGCTTGCAGGGGCTGGCTGGCGCGGGTCCGGACGGGACAACCGCGATGACCGCAACGCCCGCAACGATTCCGGGGGCGGCAGCGGCAACGACCTCGGCGGCGGCAACAACGACAGCAACGGCGGCCACGGCAACCCCGGCGGCCACGAGCCAGGCCTCGCCTGAAACCCACGGCAAGCGCCCCGTCGTCGCCTTCGTCGGCGACGGCATCAACGACGCTCCGGCCCTGGCCGCGGCGGACGTCGGCATCGCCATCGGCACCGGCACGGACGTGGCCCTGGACGCCGCCGACGTGGTGCTGATGTCGGGCGACCCGCAAGGCGTGCCGCGCGCGATCGGCGTCAGCCACGCGACCCTGGTGAACATCCGCCAGAACCTTTTCTGGGCCTTCGCCTACAACGTGGCCTTGATCCCGCTGGCCGCGGGCGTGTTGCAGCCGCTGGGCGGCCCCACGCTGTCGCCGATCTTCGCGGCGGCGGCCATGGCCTTGTCCAGCGTCTTCGTGGTGGGCAATGCCCTGAGACTGAAGCGCTACGGCGCCGGAGGGACCCACGCATGA
- the cueR gene encoding Cu(I)-responsive transcriptional regulator: protein MNIGQAAAATGISAKMIRYYESIGLIDAAGRTEAGYRVYTDHDLHTLRFIRRARDLGFSVDVMRDLLALWRDRDRASADVKRIALAHVAELERKAAALRQMADTLQHLAAHCHGDQRPDCPIIDELGAP from the coding sequence ATGAATATCGGACAAGCCGCGGCGGCGACGGGCATCAGCGCGAAGATGATCCGCTACTACGAAAGCATAGGCTTGATCGACGCCGCCGGCCGCACGGAAGCGGGCTATCGCGTCTATACCGACCACGACCTGCACACGCTGCGCTTCATCCGGCGCGCGCGCGACCTGGGCTTCAGCGTCGACGTCATGCGCGATCTGCTGGCCTTGTGGCGCGATCGCGACCGCGCCAGCGCCGACGTCAAACGTATCGCGCTGGCCCACGTGGCCGAGCTGGAGCGCAAGGCGGCGGCGCTGCGCCAGATGGCCGACACCCTGCAGCACCTGGCCGCCCATTGCCATGGCGACCAGCGGCCGGATTGCCCCATCATCGACGAACTGGGCGCCCCCTGA
- the uraH gene encoding hydroxyisourate hydrolase: MKRAHLFSLSFAGMLALAGANAWAAPDSLSVHVLDQNTGQPAVGVHVDLERKIDHRWRGLGTGVTDRDGRIKALFPAGEPFVDGEYRVVFHTGDYHGKAKAAAFFPEIVVPFMVEDANQRYHIPLLLSRYGYTVYRGR; encoded by the coding sequence TTGAAACGCGCGCACCTGTTCTCCCTTTCCTTCGCCGGCATGCTGGCGCTGGCCGGCGCCAACGCCTGGGCGGCCCCCGACTCGCTGAGCGTGCACGTCCTGGACCAGAACACGGGCCAGCCGGCCGTCGGCGTCCACGTCGACCTGGAACGGAAAATCGACCACCGCTGGCGCGGCCTGGGAACCGGGGTGACGGACCGGGACGGCCGCATCAAGGCGCTTTTCCCGGCCGGCGAGCCCTTCGTCGACGGCGAATACCGCGTCGTCTTCCATACCGGGGACTACCACGGCAAGGCCAAGGCAGCGGCCTTCTTCCCGGAGATCGTCGTCCCCTTCATGGTCGAGGACGCCAATCAGCGCTATCACATCCCCCTGCTGCTGAGCCGCTACGGCTATACCGTCTATCGCGGCCGCTGA